In Amia ocellicauda isolate fAmiCal2 chromosome 5, fAmiCal2.hap1, whole genome shotgun sequence, a genomic segment contains:
- the ddx5 gene encoding putative ATP-dependent RNA helicase DDX5 isoform X1, with protein MPGFSDRDRGRDRGFGGAPRFGGSRGGAPPGKKFGNPGERLRKKHWNLDELPKFEKNFYQEHPDLQRRPAQEVEQYRRTKEVTVKGRECPNPIMKFHEASFPSYVIDVITKQNFTEPTPIQAQGWPVALSGKDMVGIAQTGSGKTLSYLLPAIVHINHQPFLEHGDGPICLVLAPTRELAQQVQQVAAEYGRASRLKTTCIYGGAPKGPQIRDLERGVEICIATPGRLIDFLEVGKTNLRRCTYLVLDEADRMLDMGFEPQIRKIVDQIRPDRQTLMWSATWPKEVRQLAEDFLKDYVQINVGALQLSANHNILQIVDVCNDGEKDDKLLRLLEEIMSEKENKTIIFVETKRRCDDLTRRMRRDGWPAMGIHGDKSQQERDWVLNEFKYGKAPILIATDVASRGLDVEDVKFVINYDYPNSSEDYIHRIGRTARSSKTGTAYTFFTPGNMKQANDLISVLREANQAINPKLIQMVEDRGGRSRGRGGYKDDRRDRYSGGGRRDFGSFRDRDNDRGFGSGPKKVFGTKTQNGGYGGANFENSGNSYGNGYGNSGQSSYGAGNQPGTFGNQNFQNQPFGAAGQATAQNGMNHQQFPFNPQQQQPQPPPQPMVSYPMPPAFPQ; from the exons TTTCGGTGGTGCTCCTCGTTTCGGGGGCAGCCGAGGCGGCGCCCCTCCAGGCAAGAAGTTCGGCAACCCCGGGGAGAGGCTGCGGAAGAAGCACTGGAACCTGGACGAGCTGCCCAAGTTCGAGAAGAACTTCTACCAGGAGCACCCCGACCTTCAGCGCAGACCCGCG CAAGAAGTTGAGCAGTACAGGAGAACCAAGGAAGTCACGGTGAAAGGCAGGGAATGTCCCAACCCTATAATGAAGTTCCACGAAGCCAGCTTCCCAT CATACGTTATTGATGTGATCACCAAACAGAACTTCACCGAGCCCACTCCCATCCAAGCACAAGGCTGGCCGGTGGCCCTCAGTGGGAAGGACATGGTTGGCATCGCACAGACTGGATCTGGAAAAACACTCTCG TATTTGTTGCCGGCAATTGTCCACATTAACCACCAGCCATTCCTTGAACATGGAGATGGCCCTATC TGCCTGGTACTGGCCCCAACCAGAGAGCTGGCTCAGCAGGTCCAGCAGGTAGCTGCTGAATACGGACGGGCATCCAGACTGAAGACCACCTGCATCTATGGAGGAGCGCCCAAAGGACCCCAGATCCGTGACCTGGAGAGAG GTGTTGAAATCTGCATTGCCACCCCCGGGAGACTCATAGACTTCCTGGAGGTTGGGAAGACCAATCTGCGCAGGTGCACTTACCTGGTGTTGGATGAGGCAGACAGGATGCTGGACATGGGTTTCGAGCCACAAATCAGGAAGATTGTGGACCAGATCCGG ccagacagacagactctgATGTGGAGTGCCACCTGGCCCAAGGAGGTGAGGCAGTTGGCAGAAGACTTCCTGAAGGACTATGTCCAGATCAACGTTGGAGCCCTGCAGCTGAGCGCCAACCACAACATCCTGCAGATTGTGGATGTGTGCAACGACGGAGAGAAGGATGACAA ACTCCTGCGTTTACTTGAAGAGATCATGAGTGAGAAGGAAAACAAGACCATTATCTTTGTGGAGACCAAGAGGCGTTGTGATGACCTCACGAGGAGAATGAGACGAGATGG CTGGCCAGCTATGGGTATCCATGGAGACAAAAGTCAACAGGAGCGAGACTGGGTTCTCAATG AATTCAAGTACGGCAAGGCCCCGATCCTCATCGCCACCGACGTCGCCTCCAGAGGTCTAG ATGTGGAAGATGTGAAATTTGTCATCAATTATGACTACCCTAACTCCTCCGAAGACTATATCCACCGCATTGGGAGAACTGCCCGCAGTAGCAAAACGGGCACCGCTTACACCTTCTTTACTCCTGGCAACATGAAACAAGCCAACGACCTCATCTCTGTGCTCCGTGAGGCCAATCAGGCCATCAACCCCAAACTCATCCAGATGGTGGAAGACAGAGGAG GTCGTTCCAGAGGTAGAGGTGGCTATAAAGATGACCGTCGGGATAGGTATTCAGGTGGAGGCAGGAGGGATTTCGGTAGTTTTAGGGACAGGGATAATGACAGGGGTTTCGGCAGCGGACCAAAGAAAGTGTTCGGCACAAAGACGCAGAACGGAGGCTATGGGGGAGCCAACTTTGAGAATAGTGGCAATAGCTATGGCAACGGCTATGGCAACAGTGGACAGTCCAGCTATGGCGCTGGTAACCAGCCCGGCACATTCGGGAACCAGAATTTCCAAAACCAGCCGTTTGGAGCGGCCGGTCAGGCCACAGCCCAGAACGGCATGAACCACCAACAGTTTCCATTTAacccacagcagcagcagccacaaCCGCCACCACAGCCCATGGTCAGCTACCCCATGCCCCCCGCATTCCCCCAgtaa
- the srp68 gene encoding signal recognition particle subunit SRP68 — protein MAAEKHSEALVAGMDENKENKPDEGLGLEILQIIKESQQQHGLRHGDYQRYRGYCSRRLRRLRKTLGFKMGNRHKFTGKKVTVEMVSDSRYLLLVLMEAERAWSYAMQLKQEANTEPRKRFHLLSRLRKAAKRSEELERLCESPKVDAKTKLEAQAYTAYLAGMLWFELQEWKSAMEAFNKCKTIYEKLASAFTEEQAVLYYQRVEEISPNIRYCAYNIGDQNAMNDLMQMRLSAGGGGGMIAEKLEALITQTRAKQAATMSEVEWRGRTVPVKIDKVRIFLLGLADNEAAIAQAASEETKERLYETLLAECRDSIQAVREEIKADSKQRERAMDTDTGKVSNLQYLHSYLTYIKLWTVVRRNESMAQALHAKLKEPQPDESRRGPRPQDLIRLYDLILQSLAELSGLQGLEEDNSFQKEVALKTLVYKAYRCFFIAQSYVLVKKWSEALVLYERVLKYAGEVQAQAGTLNSSMKDLPDVQELISEVNAEKYSLQAAAILDTGDAAETPSPSQVRETKPLCERLDTFRLDPALVGKQPNLVQFPPDFQPIPCKPLFFDLALNHVAFPPLDDKVEQKGKGGLTGYIKGIFGFGS, from the exons ATGGCCGCCGAGAAGCACAGCGAGGCCCTGGTAGCCGGAATGGACGAAAACAAGGAGAATAAGCCCGACGAGGGTCTGGGGCTGGAGA TCCTGCAGATTATCAAGGAGTCGCAGCAGCAGCACGGGCTGAGACATGGGGACTATCAGAGATACAG GGGCTACTGCTCCCGCCGACTGCGGCGCCTGAGGAAGACACTGGGCTTCAAGATGGGCAACCGGCACAAGTTCACTGGGAAGAAAGTGACTGTGGAGATGGTCTCCGATAGCAG ataCCTGCTGTTGGTGTTGATGGAGGCAGAGCGGGCCTGGAGCTACGCCATGCAGCTGAAGCAGGAGGCCAACACCGAGCCGCGCAAGCGTTTCCACCTGCTGTCGCGGCTGCGGAAGGCGGCCAAGCGCAGCGAGGAGCTGGAGCGGCTGTGCGAGAGCCCCAAGGTCGACGCCAAGACCAAGCTGGAGGCACAG GCCTATACCGCATACCTAGCTGGCATGCTGTGGTTCGAGCTGCAGGAGTGGAAGTCGGCCATGGAGGCATTCAACAAGTGCAA GACCATCTATGAAAAGCTGGCCAGCGCCTTCACGGAGGAGCAGGCCGTGCTCTACTACCAGCGGGTGGAGGAGATCTCCCCCAACATCCGCTACTGCGCCTACAATATCG GTGACCAGAATGCCATGAATGACCTGATGCAGATGAGGCTGAGTGCCGGGGGGGGAGGAGGCATGATCGCCGAGAAGCTAGAG GCTCTGATCACTCAGACCAGAGCCAAGCAGGCTGCCACCATGAGTGAGGTGGAGTGGCGCGGCCGCACTGTCCCGGTGAAGATCGACAAGGTGCGCATCTTCCTGCTGGGGCTGGCAGACAACGAGGCAGCAATCGCTCAG gcGGCCAGCGAGGAGACGAAGGAGCGTCTGTACGAGACTCTTCTGGCCGAGTGCCGGGACTCCATCCAGGCCGTCCGCGAGGAGATCAAGGCCGACTCA AAGCAGCGGGAGAGAGCCATGGACACTGACACGGGGAAAGTCTCCAACCTCCAGTACCTGCACAG cTACCTGACCTACATCAAGCTGTGGACGGTGGTGCGGCGCAACGAGAGCATGGCGCAGGCGCTGCACGCCAAGCTGAAGGAGCCGCAGCCGGACGAGAGCCGGAGGGGCCCACGGCCCCAGGACCTAATCCGCCTGTACGACCTCATCCTGCAG AGCCTGGCAGAGCTGTCTGGGCTGCAGGGCCTGGAGGAGGACAACAGCTTCCAGAAGGAGGTGGCCCTGAAGACGCTGGTCTACAAGGCCTACAG GTGCTTCTTCATCGCGCAGTCCTACGTGCTGGTGAAGAAGTGGAGCGAGGCGCTGGTTCTCTACGAGCGAGTGCTCAAATACGCGGGGGAGGTGCAGGCCCAGGCTGGGACCCTCAACAGCAGCATGAAG GACCTCCCTGATGTCCAGGAGCTGATCTCGGAGGTCAATGCGGAGAAGTACTCCCTGCAGGCAGCGGCCATCTTGG aCACCGGGGACGCTGCCGAGACACCGTCGCCCTCGCAGGTCCGAGAGACCAAG CCTCTCTGCGAGCGACTGGACACCTTCCGCCTGGACCCCGCCCTGGTGGGGAAGCAGCCCAACCTGGTGCAGTTCCCCCCAGACTTCCAGCCCATCCCCTGCAAGCCCCTGTTCTTCGACCTGGCCCTGAACCACGTGGCCTTCCCTCCGCTGGATGACAaggtggagcagaagggcaaggGCGGCCTGACCGGCTACATCAAGGGCATCTTCGGCTTCGGCAGCTAA
- the ddx5 gene encoding putative ATP-dependent RNA helicase DDX5 isoform X2, whose product MPGFSDRDRGRDRGFGGAPRFGGSRGGAPPGKKFGNPGERLRKKHWNLDELPKFEKNFYQEHPDLQRRPAQEVEQYRRTKEVTVKGRECPNPIMKFHEASFPSYVIDVITKQNFTEPTPIQAQGWPVALSGKDMVGIAQTGSGKTLSYLLPAIVHINHQPFLEHGDGPICLVLAPTRELAQQVQQVAAEYGRASRLKTTCIYGGAPKGPQIRDLERGVEICIATPGRLIDFLEVGKTNLRRCTYLVLDEADRMLDMGFEPQIRKIVDQIRPDRQTLMWSATWPKEVRQLAEDFLKDYVQINVGALQLSANHNILQIVDVCNDGEKDDKLLRLLEEIMSEKENKTIIFVETKRRCDDLTRRMRRDGWPAMGIHGDKSQQERDWVLNEFKYGKAPILIATDVASRGLDVEDVKFVINYDYPNSSEDYIHRIGRTARSSKTGTAYTFFTPGNMKQANDLISVLREANQAINPKLIQMVEDRGGKSFPFYRRSFQR is encoded by the exons TTTCGGTGGTGCTCCTCGTTTCGGGGGCAGCCGAGGCGGCGCCCCTCCAGGCAAGAAGTTCGGCAACCCCGGGGAGAGGCTGCGGAAGAAGCACTGGAACCTGGACGAGCTGCCCAAGTTCGAGAAGAACTTCTACCAGGAGCACCCCGACCTTCAGCGCAGACCCGCG CAAGAAGTTGAGCAGTACAGGAGAACCAAGGAAGTCACGGTGAAAGGCAGGGAATGTCCCAACCCTATAATGAAGTTCCACGAAGCCAGCTTCCCAT CATACGTTATTGATGTGATCACCAAACAGAACTTCACCGAGCCCACTCCCATCCAAGCACAAGGCTGGCCGGTGGCCCTCAGTGGGAAGGACATGGTTGGCATCGCACAGACTGGATCTGGAAAAACACTCTCG TATTTGTTGCCGGCAATTGTCCACATTAACCACCAGCCATTCCTTGAACATGGAGATGGCCCTATC TGCCTGGTACTGGCCCCAACCAGAGAGCTGGCTCAGCAGGTCCAGCAGGTAGCTGCTGAATACGGACGGGCATCCAGACTGAAGACCACCTGCATCTATGGAGGAGCGCCCAAAGGACCCCAGATCCGTGACCTGGAGAGAG GTGTTGAAATCTGCATTGCCACCCCCGGGAGACTCATAGACTTCCTGGAGGTTGGGAAGACCAATCTGCGCAGGTGCACTTACCTGGTGTTGGATGAGGCAGACAGGATGCTGGACATGGGTTTCGAGCCACAAATCAGGAAGATTGTGGACCAGATCCGG ccagacagacagactctgATGTGGAGTGCCACCTGGCCCAAGGAGGTGAGGCAGTTGGCAGAAGACTTCCTGAAGGACTATGTCCAGATCAACGTTGGAGCCCTGCAGCTGAGCGCCAACCACAACATCCTGCAGATTGTGGATGTGTGCAACGACGGAGAGAAGGATGACAA ACTCCTGCGTTTACTTGAAGAGATCATGAGTGAGAAGGAAAACAAGACCATTATCTTTGTGGAGACCAAGAGGCGTTGTGATGACCTCACGAGGAGAATGAGACGAGATGG CTGGCCAGCTATGGGTATCCATGGAGACAAAAGTCAACAGGAGCGAGACTGGGTTCTCAATG AATTCAAGTACGGCAAGGCCCCGATCCTCATCGCCACCGACGTCGCCTCCAGAGGTCTAG ATGTGGAAGATGTGAAATTTGTCATCAATTATGACTACCCTAACTCCTCCGAAGACTATATCCACCGCATTGGGAGAACTGCCCGCAGTAGCAAAACGGGCACCGCTTACACCTTCTTTACTCCTGGCAACATGAAACAAGCCAACGACCTCATCTCTGTGCTCCGTGAGGCCAATCAGGCCATCAACCCCAAACTCATCCAGATGGTGGAAGACAGAGGAGGTAAATCATTCCCCTTTTATCGGAG GTCGTTCCAGAGGTAG
- the polg2 gene encoding DNA polymerase subunit gamma-2 isoform X2, whose protein sequence is MLTYSMRRYLGAVTRRLQVGAGEQGRRGCADSASARDDPEHTRTLLQLCAARHFTAGEPVDRESVLSGRLGYGPLGTELKKNLLRQWWRSVVASRAEVLGISSPHQCQGRPASGSLRLVDGEALSSVLRQKGLSTEGLAREVERTLRESAVLRTTLLPGALDQYMASLELVNKKLPFGLAEMGVCYLPPGGHSPGAEVTETSLVWFCSPRTAAQWLDYWVRHRLQWWRKFAVGPSNFVSADFEEEGDGGVERAVRGARLLYHFPWGPEPLETLRSLGDRELLRTHQGSKAKLQCLDGRRCVVPHVVSVSGNMDRAMLAYLHDSLQQQKRVDSRQRLHHRKVLKLHPSLAPVKVALDMSRGPTVELRQVCEGLLQELLDRSISVWPGYLQTLPSSLEQLHKKYDEMGVLFTVLVSEATLENGLVQVRNRDTTVREMMHVSEIKDFLVKYVTESTSD, encoded by the exons ATGTTGACCTACTCCATGCGGCGGTACCTGGGTGCTGTGACCAGGCGGCTGCAGGTGGGGGCAGGGGAGCAGGGGAGACGAGGCTGCGCAGACTCTGCATCTGCGAGGGACGACCCCGAACACACCCGCACTCTGCTGCAGCTCTGCGCAGCCAGGCACTTCACAGCCGGGGAGCCGGTGGACAGGGAGTCCGTGCTGAGTGGCCGACTCGGTTACGGCCCCCTCGGCACGGAACTGAAGAAGAACCTTCTGCGGCAGTGGTGGCGCTCCGTGGTGGCTTCCAGGGCGGAGGTGCTGGGGATCAGCTCGCCCCACCAGTGCCAAGGCAGACCCGCGTCTGGGTCTCTGAGGCTGGTGGACGGCGAAGCTCTGTCCAGTGTCCTCAGGCAGAAGGGACTGAGCACAGAAGGACTCGCCAGGGAGGTGGAAAGGACCCTGAGGGAGAGCGCGGTGCTGAGGACCACCCTGCTGCCAG GTGCCCTGGACCAGTACATGGCCTCGCTGGAGCTGGTGAACAAGAAGCTGCCCTTTGGCCTTGCAGAGATGGGGGTGTGCTACTTGCCCCCTGGGGGGCACAG CCCAGGGGCCGAGGTGACGGAGACATCGCTGGTGTGGTTCTGCTCGCCCCGCACGGCCGCGCAGTGGCTGGACTACTGGGTCCGACACCGGCTGCAGTGGTGGAGAAAG tTTGCTGTAGGTCCATCTAACTTCGTCAGCGCTGATTTCGAGGAGGAGGGGGACGGGGGGGTGGAGAGGGCTGTGCGGGGGGCCCGGCTGCTGTACCATTTCCCCTGGGGCCCGGAGCCCCTGGAGACGCTGCGCAGCCTTGGGGACAGGGAGCTGCTGAGGACACACCAGGGCAGCAAGGCCAAGCTGCAG TGCCTGGACGGGCGGAGGTGCGTGGTGCCGCACGTGGTCTCTGTCAGTGGGAACATGGACCGGGCCATGCTGGCCTACCTGCACGACTCTCTGCAGCAGCAGAAGAGGGTGGACAGCAGACAGAGGCTGCATCACAGGAAG GTGCTGAAGCTCCACCCTAGCCTGGCCCCAGTGAAGGTGGCTCTGGACATGAGCCGGGGACCCACAGTGGAGCTGCGCCAG GTGTGCGAAGGGTTACTGCAGGAGCTGCTGGACAGGAGCATATCGGTGTGGCCTGGGTACCTGCAGACCCTGCCGTCCTCCCTGGAGCAGCTGCACAAAAA GTACGATGAGATGGGCGTGCTGTTCACAGTGCTGGTCAGCGAGGCCACACTGGAGAACGGCCTGGTGCAGGTCCGTAACCGCGACACCACTGTGCGCGAGATGATGCACGTGTCCGAGATAAAGGACTTCCTGGTCAAGTACGTCACAGAGTCTACAAGTGACTGA
- the polg2 gene encoding DNA polymerase subunit gamma-2 isoform X1: MPLELPQPVAFPSQRKTPAMLTYSMRRYLGAVTRRLQVGAGEQGRRGCADSASARDDPEHTRTLLQLCAARHFTAGEPVDRESVLSGRLGYGPLGTELKKNLLRQWWRSVVASRAEVLGISSPHQCQGRPASGSLRLVDGEALSSVLRQKGLSTEGLAREVERTLRESAVLRTTLLPGALDQYMASLELVNKKLPFGLAEMGVCYLPPGGHSPGAEVTETSLVWFCSPRTAAQWLDYWVRHRLQWWRKFAVGPSNFVSADFEEEGDGGVERAVRGARLLYHFPWGPEPLETLRSLGDRELLRTHQGSKAKLQCLDGRRCVVPHVVSVSGNMDRAMLAYLHDSLQQQKRVDSRQRLHHRKVLKLHPSLAPVKVALDMSRGPTVELRQVCEGLLQELLDRSISVWPGYLQTLPSSLEQLHKKYDEMGVLFTVLVSEATLENGLVQVRNRDTTVREMMHVSEIKDFLVKYVTESTSD; the protein is encoded by the exons ATGCCTTTGGAGTTGCCGCAGCCGGTGGCGTTTCCGTCACAG CGCAAGACACCAGCCATGTTGACCTACTCCATGCGGCGGTACCTGGGTGCTGTGACCAGGCGGCTGCAGGTGGGGGCAGGGGAGCAGGGGAGACGAGGCTGCGCAGACTCTGCATCTGCGAGGGACGACCCCGAACACACCCGCACTCTGCTGCAGCTCTGCGCAGCCAGGCACTTCACAGCCGGGGAGCCGGTGGACAGGGAGTCCGTGCTGAGTGGCCGACTCGGTTACGGCCCCCTCGGCACGGAACTGAAGAAGAACCTTCTGCGGCAGTGGTGGCGCTCCGTGGTGGCTTCCAGGGCGGAGGTGCTGGGGATCAGCTCGCCCCACCAGTGCCAAGGCAGACCCGCGTCTGGGTCTCTGAGGCTGGTGGACGGCGAAGCTCTGTCCAGTGTCCTCAGGCAGAAGGGACTGAGCACAGAAGGACTCGCCAGGGAGGTGGAAAGGACCCTGAGGGAGAGCGCGGTGCTGAGGACCACCCTGCTGCCAG GTGCCCTGGACCAGTACATGGCCTCGCTGGAGCTGGTGAACAAGAAGCTGCCCTTTGGCCTTGCAGAGATGGGGGTGTGCTACTTGCCCCCTGGGGGGCACAG CCCAGGGGCCGAGGTGACGGAGACATCGCTGGTGTGGTTCTGCTCGCCCCGCACGGCCGCGCAGTGGCTGGACTACTGGGTCCGACACCGGCTGCAGTGGTGGAGAAAG tTTGCTGTAGGTCCATCTAACTTCGTCAGCGCTGATTTCGAGGAGGAGGGGGACGGGGGGGTGGAGAGGGCTGTGCGGGGGGCCCGGCTGCTGTACCATTTCCCCTGGGGCCCGGAGCCCCTGGAGACGCTGCGCAGCCTTGGGGACAGGGAGCTGCTGAGGACACACCAGGGCAGCAAGGCCAAGCTGCAG TGCCTGGACGGGCGGAGGTGCGTGGTGCCGCACGTGGTCTCTGTCAGTGGGAACATGGACCGGGCCATGCTGGCCTACCTGCACGACTCTCTGCAGCAGCAGAAGAGGGTGGACAGCAGACAGAGGCTGCATCACAGGAAG GTGCTGAAGCTCCACCCTAGCCTGGCCCCAGTGAAGGTGGCTCTGGACATGAGCCGGGGACCCACAGTGGAGCTGCGCCAG GTGTGCGAAGGGTTACTGCAGGAGCTGCTGGACAGGAGCATATCGGTGTGGCCTGGGTACCTGCAGACCCTGCCGTCCTCCCTGGAGCAGCTGCACAAAAA GTACGATGAGATGGGCGTGCTGTTCACAGTGCTGGTCAGCGAGGCCACACTGGAGAACGGCCTGGTGCAGGTCCGTAACCGCGACACCACTGTGCGCGAGATGATGCACGTGTCCGAGATAAAGGACTTCCTGGTCAAGTACGTCACAGAGTCTACAAGTGACTGA